One region of Danio aesculapii chromosome 7, fDanAes4.1, whole genome shotgun sequence genomic DNA includes:
- the LOC130232596 gene encoding macrophage mannose receptor 1-like, translating to MAQTLYFPLLLIALCSISKCVQRQYHFINETKEWADAQSYCREKYTDLATIDNMNDMIQLNKSVNLNDEVWIGLRGTNDYKWHWSSGDPVLFLNWASGQPYSGDNCAVMSNGQWFVGACTATWTFICYNMSTGLVFVNQNMTWRDAQSYCRQNHIDLVSVRNQNESQQLEEFINDSQTFGSEVWIGLFRDIWQWSDQSNSSFRYWKSGAPQAPDDKHCAAVENSVHGQWGDYLCSGKWEFPFVCHEDKLIVIQQNLSWSEALRYCRQHHVDLVSVQSVEIQRHVTNVVKLASTEAVWLGLRHSCALGIWFWVSGQTVCYQNWAPGNGTSEEDCEPTVRSGAVQSGGDQSWISRPETDQLNFICTNY from the exons ATGGCTCAAACTCTATATTTCCCTCTTCTcctcattg CTCTCTGCTCCATATCTAAATGTGTTCAGCGTCAGTATCACTTTATAAATGAGACGAAGGAATGGGCTGATGCTCAGAGTTACTGCAGAGAGAAATACACAGATCTGGCCACCATTGACAACATGAACGACATGATCCAGCTGAACAAGAGTGTGAATCTGAATGATGAAGTCTGGATTGGTCTTCGGGGTACAAATGATTATAAATGGCATTGGTCTTCAGGTGATCCTGTGCTCTTTCTGAACTGGGCATCTGGACAACCATACAGCGGTGATAATTGTGCTGTTATGAGTAATGGACAGTGGTTTGTTGGGGCATGTACTGCCACCTGGACTTTCATCTGCTACAACA TGAGCACTGGACTGGTGTTTGTCAATCAGAACATGACCTGGAGAGATGCTCAGAGTTACTGCAGACAGAATCACATTGATCTGGTCAGTGTGAGGAACCAGAATGAGAGTCAACAGCTGGAGGAGTTCATTAATGACAGTCAGACATTTGGATCTGAAGTCTGGATTGGTCTGTTCAGAGACATATGGCAGTGGTCAGATCAGAGCAACTCCTCATTCAGATACTGGAAAAGTGGTGCACCTCAAGCTCCAGATGATAAACACTGTGCAGCTGTTGAAAACAGTGTTCATGGACAATGGGGTGACTACTTGTGTAGTGGTAAATGGGAATTTCCTTTTGTGTGTCATGAAG ATAAACTGATTGTGATCCAGCAGAATCTGTCGTGGTCTGAAGCTCTGAGATACTGCAGACAGCATCATGTGGATCTGGTCTCGGTTCAGTCAGTAGAGATTCAGCGTCATGTGACGAACGTGGTTAAACTGGCGTCTACTGAGGCGGTGTGGTTGGGTTTACGTCACTCCTGTGCTTTGGGCATCTGGTTCTGGGTGAGTGGACAGACCGTGTGCTATCAGAACTGGGCTCCAGGGAACGGCACATCAGAGGAGGACTGTGAGCCCACAGTGAGATCTGGAGCAGTTCAGTCTGGAGGAGATCAGAGCTGGATCAGCCGTCCTGAAACTGACCAACTCAACTTCATCTGCACAAACTACTGA
- the LOC130232679 gene encoding serine/threonine-protein kinase Nek4-like: protein MDIRQRLLPSFVSLLKKHGYTVKKEYEPGVSGKVFLVKDRDGDLCILKEINCRDAKILQEVQKEVEILKTLKHGYIASYVESFEDKEAGFFYIVVEYCAGGDLSQRMKTQKCFFEEEQILDWLVQICLALQYIHEKKVLHRDIKPQNLFLTEEGYINIGDFGCSKVLERAEAYAQSVVGADLYVSPEVYEKKYNSKSDIWSFGWLLHDLCMLDIWEDIKKRRLNHALSMTGTVPHISESYSKELRELISQMLSCDPKERPSAEEILTRPFLREAVKRFKRIPERLEQSLKKSINTFVEAYNDNYKDFEVLVKEWGETTDSLEDMHYKATAGSLSGAVIGTAGGVTALAGVALAPVTFGASLLVSAVGAGIGVAGGITGAASNITDSVKQKSYRENLEQIEKKYKSSSEPILNTLNKLREVLGKVYKFSIFERNSHSNNTQPAWEIGKGAADCATGAVSLAMLANVGRIACRSAKIGRIVAAASVVLSGVLVVVDVTFIVKDSKEIYEMRQNWRTDDPDKVSSDVLKSIAQLRKTYKELCKVLEDIKGFKAELNAYSG from the exons ATGGATATCAGACAAAGACTTCTACCTTCATTTG TATCATTGTTAAAAAAACATGGATACACAGTGAAGAAAGAATATGAACCAGGTGTGTCAGGAAAAGTGTTTCTGGTGAAGGATAGAGACGGAGATCTCTGTATACTGAAAGAGATTAACTGTAGAGAT GCGAAGATCCTTCAAGAAGTCCAAAAGGAAGTTGAGATCTTGAAGACCCTAAAGCATGGATATATTGCTTCTTATGTGGAGTCATTTGAAG ATAAAGAAGCTGGATTCTTTTATATTGTGGTGGAGTATTGTGCAGGAGGAGATCTTAGCCAGAGGATGAAaacacagaaatgtttttttgaagAAGAACAG ATTCTTGACTGGCTGGTTCAGATTTGTCTGGCCCTGCAGTACATTCATGAGAAGAAGGTTCTTCACAGAGATATAAAACCTCAG AATCTGTTCTTGACTGAAGAAGGCTACATCAACATAGGGGATTTTGGATGCTCAAAAGTTTTGGAGAG AGCTGAGGCATACGCACAATCAGTTGTGGGAGCAGATCTCTACGTCAGTCCAGAAGTTTATGAGAAGAAATATAACTCCAAAAG TGACATTTGGTCATTTGGATGGTTGCTCCATGATCTCTGCATGCTGGACATATGG GAAGATATCAAGAAGCGTCGCTTAAACCATGCCCTCAGTATGACAGGAACTGTTCCCCACATCTCAGAAAGTTACTCAAAGGAATTACGGGAACTGATCAGCCAAATGCTCAGCTGTGACCCTAAAGAAAGACCTTCAGCTGAGGAGATCCTCACAAGACCATTCCTGAGAGAGGCAGTAAAGAGATTTAAGAGAATTCCAGAGCGGTTAGAACAAAGCTTAAAGAAGTCCATTAATACTTTTGTTGAGGCCTATAATGATAACTATAAAGATTTTGAGGTTTTAGTTAAAGAGTGGGGGGAAACAACAGATTCATTAGAAGACATGCATTATAAAGCCACAGCAGGCAGTCTGTCAGGAGCAGTGATTGGGACAGCAGGGGGAGTCACTGCACTGGCTGGTGTAGCTTTGGCACCTGTCACATTTGGAGCATCTCTGTTGGTATCAGCTGTGGGTGCTGGAATTGGAGTTGCAGGCGGTATAACAGGTGCTGCCTCCAACATTACAGACTCAGTAAAGCAAAAATCATATCGCGAGAATCTTGAACAAATTGAGAAGAAGTATAAAAGTTCAAGTGAACCAATCCTCAATACTCTGAATAAACTGAGAGAGGTGCTGGGGAAAGTATATAAATTCTCTATTTTTGAAAGGAACTCACATTCTAACAATACACAACCAGCATGGGAGATAGGTAAAGGTGCAGCAGATTGTGCCACTGGAGCAGTGAGTCTGGCTATGCTGGCAAATGTGGGCAGGATTGCTTGTCGGTCTGCCAAAATAGGACGAATAGTAGCAGCAGCTTCAGTTGTGTTGAGTGGAGTCTTAGTTGTTGTTGACGTCACCTTCATAGTGAAAGATTCCAAAGAGATTTATGAGATGAGACAGAACTGGAGAACAGATGATCCAGATAAGGTCTCATCCGATGTGCTCAAGTCAATCGCACAGCTGAGGAAAACATACAAAGAGCTCTGCAAAGTCTTGGAGGACATCAAAGGATTTAAAGCGGAACTAAATGCCTACAGTGGTTAG